A region of the Deltaproteobacteria bacterium genome:
CCGGATCGGGAAACAGGCATGTATCGACCGTCTGATCCGCCTCGACAACCCTTACTATCTGATCGAATGCGCCGGTGCCGATAAACCGGTCCACTTCGGGCAAGGATGCGGCTATGTCTTTTTGGTAGCGTTCCGGAAGGCAGCCGGCTACCACGAGTCTGCTGCAGGCACCGGTTTTTTTCAGTTCCGCCAGGGCCAGAATGGTGTCGATGGACTCATCCACAGCCGATTCGATGAAACTGCAGGTGTTGATCACGATAACGTCCGCTTCTTCGGCTTCAGTAGTTATGACATGCCCGGCCGCCACGAGGCTGCCGGTCATCGATTCCGTGTCCACCTGATTTCTGGCGCATCCCAGGCTGACGAGATGAATCTTCATGTGTTGAGTTTTTTGACTTCCTCCGTTACCGCCGGAACGATTTCAAACAGGTCTCCCACGACCCCGTAATCGGATTTCAGGAAGATGGGCGCCTCGGGATCCTTGTTGATGGCAACGATCACTTTGGCCGAAGACATCCCCGCCAGATGCTGGATGGCGCCTGAAATGCCGCAGGCGACATACAGCGCCGGCGAGACGACCTTGCCGGTCTGCCCCACCTGGTCGGCATGCGGCCGCCAGCCTTCGTCCACGGCCGCCCGGGAGGCACCGACCGCCCCGCCCAGCGCATCCGCCAGCTCCTCGATCACGGCATAGTCGTCACCGCCCATGCCCCTGCCTCCGGACACGACGACTTCGGCCTCCGTCAGGTCGACCTTGCCGGTTTCCATGTGCTTTTCGATCAGCTTCACAGGCGATTCCCCCGGGGTCGCGTCGAGGGTCTCAATGCTGCCGGCCCCCTGGGATTCGACGATGGTCATGGAATTGGGCCTGATGGAAACTATTTTGAGGCTCCCGCCAAGCTCGACATCGGCCAGTATCTTGCCGCCGTACATGGGCCGTGTGGCGGTCACGGTTCCGTTTGCCCATGACAGGGCAATGCAGTCTCCTGCCAGGGCGGCGTCACAGCGTGCCGCCAGGCATGCCGACAGCTCCTTTCCCTGGGCCGTGGCACCGAAAAGCACCAGCTCCGCCCCCTCCTTCTCGATCAGGGCGGACAGCACGTCGGCATACGTCGACCCCGCATAGTCGGCAAGTTCCGGCTTGTCGGCGACCACAATCCTGTCGGCCCCGAACGTTTTCAGGGCCTCCGGGGCCGCCCCGAGGCCGGACCCCAGAACCACCGCCACAAGCTCGAAGCTGTTTGCGGCGGCTATTTTTTTGCCTTCGCTCAGTATTTCATAAGTCACTTTTCGAAACAGACCGTCTGTCTGTTCTGTTATGGCAAGGATGACGTTCGACATTTTTCACTCCTCTATGATTCCGCGTCTCGTTTGTAAATGCAGATCAGATAACCTTGGCTTCTTCATGCAGCGCCTTGACCAGCGCCGCCGCCTTATCCGCAGCCGTATCGCCTTCGATCATCTTTCCCCCCGAACGCTCCGGCGGTGTTTTCAAGGCCACGACACGGACCTTGGCCGCGCCGACGTCATCGGCGGACAACCCCAGGTCGGCCATGGTTTTTGTGTCCAAGGGTTTTTTCTTGGCCTTCATGATGCCGGGCAGCGAGGCGTAGCGGGGTTCGTTCAGCCCCCGCTGGGTGGTAAACAAAACAGGCAGTGCAGCCTCGACCACGACGCTGCCGCCGTCAACGGTCTTGTGGCAGGTAATCCGCCCGTCCGCTACCTCCTCCTTGAAAACCATGTTGATCAAGGGCAGGCCGAGTTTGTCCGCCACGGCCGCGCCCACCAGGTAGTTGTCGTCATCCACGGCCCGGTGGCCGGCAATAATCAGATCATAAGGCATCTCCTTCAGCACATGGGCGAGCACCTTGGCCGTTGCCAGACCGTCGGCGTTTTCCAAAGCCGGGTCGCTGACCAGAACCCCCTTGTCCGCCCCCATGGCAAGGGCGGTGCGCACGGCCTCGGCCGCCTTTTCGCGTCCCACGGTAACGATGGTCACGCTGCCGCCCTGTGCCTCCCGGATTCGCAACGCCTCTTCCACGGCAAGCTCGTCATAGGGGTTAATCACCCACTTGATGCCGTCGGTCTTAATGGATGCGCCGTCACCGGCGATTTCGATCATTGACTCCGTCGATGGCACCTGCTTAAGCAACACAATGATTTCCACGGGTTGTCCCTCCAATTATGTTTATGTATTAAATCGGCTTCTTAACACAATATCCGTAACCGTTGATAAAACCGTATGTTGCATTTATTGTCAATCGCAAAAATCAATTATAGGGGACGTTCATTAATTTATAAATAACTTGACACCCCTTAAAGCTACCGCTATGCTTTTCCGCATGCCACGAAAAGCGCGAATTGATGCACCAGGTGCTTTGCACCATATTATTGCCAGAGGCATTGAAAAAAAACCGATCTTTAAAGACGATGCCGACCGGAATAATTTTCTGGATCGCCTTGCTAAAATTTTGGAAGAAACCAAAACGCCCTGCTATGCATGGGCGATAATGCCCAATCACTTCCATTTATTGTTAAAAACCGGCCTTAAGCCAATTTCGATGCTGATGCGACAGCTGTTGACAGGGCATGCAG
Encoded here:
- a CDS encoding electron transfer flavoprotein subunit alpha/FixB family protein, coding for MSNVILAITEQTDGLFRKVTYEILSEGKKIAAANSFELVAVVLGSGLGAAPEALKTFGADRIVVADKPELADYAGSTYADVLSALIEKEGAELVLFGATAQGKELSACLAARCDAALAGDCIALSWANGTVTATRPMYGGKILADVELGGSLKIVSIRPNSMTIVESQGAGSIETLDATPGESPVKLIEKHMETGKVDLTEAEVVVSGGRGMGGDDYAVIEELADALGGAVGASRAAVDEGWRPHADQVGQTGKVVSPALYVACGISGAIQHLAGMSSAKVIVAINKDPEAPIFLKSDYGVVGDLFEIVPAVTEEVKKLNT
- a CDS encoding electron transfer flavoprotein subunit beta/FixA family protein; translation: MEIIVLLKQVPSTESMIEIAGDGASIKTDGIKWVINPYDELAVEEALRIREAQGGSVTIVTVGREKAAEAVRTALAMGADKGVLVSDPALENADGLATAKVLAHVLKEMPYDLIIAGHRAVDDDNYLVGAAVADKLGLPLINMVFKEEVADGRITCHKTVDGGSVVVEAALPVLFTTQRGLNEPRYASLPGIMKAKKKPLDTKTMADLGLSADDVGAAKVRVVALKTPPERSGGKMIEGDTAADKAAALVKALHEEAKVI